The Acidobacteriota bacterium genome contains a region encoding:
- a CDS encoding endonuclease/exonuclease/phosphatase family protein, with amino-acid sequence MLLLSWNIHFQSLPGQLQNVIEAIRSVSPDILTLQEVKTSLADDVAHRLADIGLVHAHCSGKNVPPTAMRKPPRVGRLKRVKPKDYQCLIASRWPVTAAGSRWRRSAPFPELLARAKVFLPDGQEIDLFTVHIPNGSGNGWRKIDTFNVLSAALRRGNDSPRILTGDFNEPKRFRQSGQIVPFGEKIHEDKGTSIRGYHTKFKDRRPNMERVNGVRSVLAGASQHGLRDAYRDRHGVETATPVTHRTLKNPRCFDHTFVSRHFEIVDCGYYHEWRKKRWSDHSAMWTRLSLRENVPELSEWEVD; translated from the coding sequence ATGCTGCTCCTCTCCTGGAACATCCACTTTCAATCGCTGCCCGGCCAACTCCAAAACGTTATCGAGGCGATCCGGTCCGTAAGCCCGGACATCCTGACCTTGCAGGAGGTAAAGACGAGCCTCGCGGACGATGTAGCGCACCGCCTCGCCGACATTGGTCTGGTCCACGCCCACTGCAGCGGCAAGAACGTCCCGCCCACGGCCATGCGCAAGCCGCCGCGGGTCGGAAGGTTGAAAAGGGTGAAGCCGAAAGACTACCAGTGCCTGATTGCAAGCCGCTGGCCGGTAACGGCCGCAGGCAGCCGCTGGCGCCGTAGTGCACCCTTTCCGGAACTACTGGCGCGAGCCAAGGTGTTCTTGCCCGACGGGCAGGAGATCGACCTGTTCACCGTCCACATCCCCAACGGTTCCGGCAACGGCTGGCGAAAGATCGACACTTTCAACGTGCTGTCGGCGGCGCTCCGCCGGGGAAATGACTCTCCCCGCATCCTGACCGGCGACTTCAATGAGCCCAAGCGATTCAGGCAGTCCGGACAGATCGTTCCCTTTGGGGAGAAGATTCACGAGGACAAGGGTACGTCCATCCGGGGCTACCACACCAAGTTCAAAGACCGGCGCCCAAATATGGAGCGGGTCAATGGTGTGCGTTCAGTCCTCGCGGGCGCATCCCAGCATGGTCTGCGCGATGCCTATCGCGACCGTCACGGCGTCGAAACAGCCACGCCCGTCACCCATAGGACGCTCAAGAACCCACGATGCTTCGACCACACGTTCGTCTCAAGGCACTTCGAGATCGTGGACTGCGGTTACTACCACGAATGGCGCAAAAAGAGGTGGAGCGATCACTCGGCCATGTGGACCAGGCTCAGCCTTCGCGAGAATGTCCCGGAATTGAGTGAATGGGAGGTCGATTGA